Below is a genomic region from Persicimonas caeni.
CCGCCCTGGCCGGCGCCTTCGGCCTGCTCACCAGCGTGGTCCTCGCCGCGACCTACTTCGACCCCGGCACTGCCGCCGCCCCGGGCCTCGTGCGCCCGCTCGTCGGCGCCGGCGCCGAAGCGGCGTTTACCGCCGGGACCATCCTCTGGATCATCTTCGGCGCGCTGTGCATCTACCAACTCCAACAAAAGACCCACGCCCTCGAGCAGCTCCGCTCGGCGCTGAGCTCCCTGTCGGACGACCCGCGCATCGTGGTCATCTTGGTCGCCTGGTTCTTCGCGCTCTTTAGCGAGGGCGCCGCCGGCTTCGGCACCGCGGTCGCCCTGTCGGCGCCCTTTTTGGTCGGCTTCGGATTTCGCCCCGCCGACGCGGTCGTCATCACCATGCTCGGCCACGGCATCGGCGTGTCGTTTGGCGCAGTCGGCATCCCCACGCTGGCCCAGGCCGAGCTCGTGCCGTTCGACGGCGACGCCATCTCGGTGCCCACGGCCACCTTCCACGCCCTCATCGGCTGGGTGATGCTCGTGGCCATGCTGCGGGTGGCCACCGGCGACGACGAGCCGTCAGAGAGCGACACAGATCCCAAGCCCCATATTTGGCGGTGGGCGGCCGTGGCGGCAGCTTGTTATCTGGTGCCGATGTACGTCATCGCCCGATTCGTCGGCCCCGAGTTGCCTACGCTAGGTGGATCGTTGGCCGGAGGGCTGCTCTTCGTCGGCCTGTATCGTTGGTTCGGAGGAAAGAAGGAGGCCGAACAGGGCAATGAAATGGACGCGGCCAAAATGGAGACGGGCACGGTGCTGCGAGCGGCGGCGCCCTACTTGGCCGTCATCGCACTCGTCCTGCTCACTCGCCTCGTCGCTCCCATCGCCGACACCCTCGGCGCGGTCACCTGGTCGTGGTCGCTCTGGGAGCGCTTCGAGGGGAGCATGCAGCCCATCTTGCACCCGGGCACGATCCTCATCGCCGGCTTCCTCATCGGCGCCGTCGCCCAGCGCGCCACCGTCGAGGAGGTCAAGGACTCGACCCTCGAGGCGCTGCGCCAACTGCTGCCCGTCGCCCTCGCGCTCGGCGCGATGCTCGGCCTGTCGCGCGTGATGGCCCACTCGGGCATGATCGAAGCCCTGGCCGCCTTCACCGCCGTCGCCGCCGGCAGCGCCTGGCCCTTCTTCTCGCCGTGGGTCGGCATGCTCGGCACCTTCGTGACCGGCTCGGCGACCGCCTCCAACATCTTGTTCAGCGAGTTCCAGCTCTCGACGACGACCCGCTTGTCGATGCCCGCATTGACGCTCTTGGGCACCCAAAACGTCGGCGCCGCCGTCGGCAGCATCGTCGCCCCCTCAAAAATTATCGCCGGCGGTGCCACGGTGGGCATCGCCGGCGAAGAGGGCTCCATTTTGCGCCGCCTGATCGGCCCGGCCGCGCTCTATATCGGGCTTACGGGCATCATGGCGCTCGTGGCGGTGTATTTGTTGTGAGGGGCGCGACCGCTCACACACTCCGCCCGCGCCCTAAACCCGAGGCGCTCACCGCACTTCCCCCTGCTCCGTCCATTCCGACTCCGCCAAACGAACCCGAAGCATCGCGACCAAATGCTCGGCGTCGACGGGTTTGGTTATGTAGTCGGTCGCCCCGGCGTTCAAGCACTTCTCGCGGTCTCCCATCATCGCCTTGGCGGTCAGCGCGATGATCGGAAGATTGCTGAAATCCGAGCGCGAGCGAATCCGACGCGTCGTTTCGTAGCCGTCCATGCCCGGCATCATGATATCCATCA
It encodes:
- a CDS encoding L-lactate permease, yielding MNFLDALLAALPILVVLALMVFAKRSAALAGAFGLLTSVVLAATYFDPGTAAAPGLVRPLVGAGAEAAFTAGTILWIIFGALCIYQLQQKTHALEQLRSALSSLSDDPRIVVILVAWFFALFSEGAAGFGTAVALSAPFLVGFGFRPADAVVITMLGHGIGVSFGAVGIPTLAQAELVPFDGDAISVPTATFHALIGWVMLVAMLRVATGDDEPSESDTDPKPHIWRWAAVAAACYLVPMYVIARFVGPELPTLGGSLAGGLLFVGLYRWFGGKKEAEQGNEMDAAKMETGTVLRAAAPYLAVIALVLLTRLVAPIADTLGAVTWSWSLWERFEGSMQPILHPGTILIAGFLIGAVAQRATVEEVKDSTLEALRQLLPVALALGAMLGLSRVMAHSGMIEALAAFTAVAAGSAWPFFSPWVGMLGTFVTGSATASNILFSEFQLSTTTRLSMPALTLLGTQNVGAAVGSIVAPSKIIAGGATVGIAGEEGSILRRLIGPAALYIGLTGIMALVAVYLL